Proteins found in one Terribacillus sp. DMT04 genomic segment:
- a CDS encoding DUF1206 domain-containing protein, producing the protein MVENEEAIQKVYKAKEETKPWIRRFGRVGYMVKGIVYMVIGVLALFSALHLGGETTGTTGMLEQLSGIPFGNMLLWFIGIGLIGYVSWDAIQAITAPNNNKGSRVKKIVTRINHGVSTILYAGVSLNALSFAATNHSWGEHSKSLSEKLLTYPLGTWLVGCVGIIVIIFGVQQVFSGATGSFLRQFNRMEMNKKEKRIALYAGRVGKISRGIVFNIMGSFFIITAIQAKTYQARGIDGALSKIIQQPFGRWMLGVVALGFILYGVYCVIRGRYQWMSFGKRV; encoded by the coding sequence GTGGTTGAAAACGAGGAAGCGATACAAAAAGTTTACAAAGCGAAAGAAGAAACAAAGCCATGGATACGCAGATTCGGTCGTGTGGGCTATATGGTAAAGGGAATTGTTTATATGGTAATTGGAGTTTTAGCGCTTTTTTCAGCGCTTCATCTTGGTGGCGAAACGACGGGAACAACCGGAATGCTAGAGCAACTATCCGGAATACCGTTTGGAAATATGCTGTTGTGGTTTATTGGAATTGGATTAATTGGGTATGTAAGCTGGGATGCGATACAGGCTATTACAGCCCCAAATAACAATAAAGGAAGCAGAGTAAAAAAGATTGTTACGCGTATTAATCATGGTGTTTCTACAATTCTTTATGCAGGTGTTAGTTTAAATGCACTATCTTTTGCAGCAACCAATCACAGCTGGGGAGAACATTCAAAATCTTTATCAGAAAAACTGCTGACTTATCCGTTAGGAACGTGGCTGGTTGGTTGTGTTGGAATAATTGTCATTATATTCGGTGTACAGCAAGTATTCAGCGGAGCAACAGGCAGCTTTTTACGTCAGTTCAATCGCATGGAGATGAATAAGAAAGAAAAACGCATTGCCCTTTATGCCGGTCGAGTTGGCAAAATAAGCAGAGGAATTGTGTTCAATATTATGGGGTCTTTTTTTATTATTACCGCCATCCAAGCTAAAACCTATCAAGCGAGGGGGATAGACGGAGCACTCAGCAAGATAATCCAGCAGCCATTTGGCCGCTGGATGCTCGGTGTCGTTGCGCTCGGATTTATCTTATATGGTGTATACTGTGTTATTCGCGGACGCTATCAGTGGATGAGTTTTGGGAAGCGTGTATAA
- a CDS encoding TRAP transporter large permease: MTSVALAGIVLFGLFFLLIFFGVPIAVSIGLSTLVAGLTLLPFDEVLIVVAQQFVTGIDSFVLLSLIFFTLAGSIMNTGGIAQRLINFAKLLAGRMPGSLAHTNVIGNTLFGALSGSAIASAATMGKIMSPLQKKEGYDPTYSAAVNIASAPAGLIIPPSGTPIIYSVLSGGTSIGALFIAGYLPGILMAVLIMIMAFIVAKRRGYAVSDPIRFSQAMRVTLQAIPSLLLIVVVIGGISLGVFTATEGAAVAILYAVILCLIYRSLTWKDIPVILRDTVIFSGVILLLIGASSAMSWILSYSKLPQFVSEGILQLSDNKMILILIMVLLLLLVGTFMDIAPALLIFTPILLPIALELGVHPVHFGMIMSMGLAIGTITPPVGTVLFIGSKVGDVSIEQVTKPLLLFYIPVIIAFLAVAYIPAISLWLPELMGVLE; this comes from the coding sequence ATGACTAGTGTTGCGCTTGCAGGTATTGTGTTATTTGGGCTGTTCTTTCTCCTTATCTTCTTTGGTGTTCCGATTGCTGTCAGTATTGGTCTGTCAACTTTAGTAGCGGGTCTTACGCTGCTGCCTTTCGATGAGGTACTGATTGTCGTGGCACAGCAGTTTGTTACCGGAATAGACAGCTTTGTGCTTCTATCATTGATTTTCTTCACGTTAGCAGGCAGCATCATGAATACAGGCGGGATTGCTCAGCGGCTAATCAACTTTGCAAAGCTGCTGGCAGGACGGATGCCGGGATCTTTAGCTCACACAAATGTAATCGGAAATACATTGTTCGGCGCCTTATCTGGCTCGGCAATTGCCTCGGCGGCAACGATGGGAAAAATTATGTCTCCCTTACAGAAAAAAGAAGGCTATGATCCTACATATTCAGCGGCTGTTAATATTGCATCCGCGCCGGCGGGATTAATTATTCCTCCTAGTGGGACGCCGATTATCTATTCTGTATTAAGCGGCGGAACCTCTATCGGAGCTTTGTTTATTGCAGGATATCTGCCAGGAATTCTAATGGCAGTCTTAATTATGATAATGGCCTTTATAGTTGCCAAACGCAGAGGATATGCAGTTTCTGATCCTATTCGGTTTTCTCAAGCGATGAGAGTAACATTACAAGCTATCCCTAGTCTTCTGCTGATCGTAGTTGTTATTGGCGGGATATCACTAGGTGTGTTTACTGCTACAGAAGGGGCAGCTGTCGCTATCCTTTATGCAGTGATATTGTGTTTGATTTACCGGAGCCTGACATGGAAAGATATCCCGGTCATTCTGCGGGACACAGTCATCTTCTCTGGTGTTATCTTACTGCTTATCGGTGCTTCATCTGCTATGTCCTGGATCTTATCTTACTCCAAGCTTCCGCAGTTCGTCAGCGAAGGGATCCTCCAGCTCAGCGATAATAAGATGATATTAATCTTAATCATGGTTCTTTTGCTGCTGCTGGTCGGAACATTTATGGATATAGCGCCAGCGCTGCTAATCTTTACACCGATACTTTTGCCAATAGCTTTGGAATTAGGCGTGCATCCGGTACACTTTGGGATGATTATGTCTATGGGGCTGGCTATTGGTACAATTACGCCGCCGGTGGGAACGGTACTCTTCATTGGATCGAAAGTTGGGGATGTATCGATTGAACAGGTAACTAAACCATTATTGCTTTTCTATATTCCGGTCATAATAGCCTTCTTGGCTGTGGCTTATATTCCGGCTATAAGTTTGTGGCTTCCAGAGCTGATGGGAGTATTAGAATAA
- a CDS encoding TetR/AcrR family transcriptional regulator gives MYEAVKKKETTKELILRTASELFQRQGFHGTGLSQIIEESGAPKGSLYYHFPNGKEEIALEAIKLMKTLVLEGAAKDLAAKDTAVEAFQYHIHNIAADFEKKQQMEGVQIGLIASETAATNEVLRNSCQHAYADWQNLYTDRLMAFGYEKEMAKDLAVTINALIEGAVILAVTNASGKPLYSVARQLPSLLNQNS, from the coding sequence TTGTATGAAGCCGTGAAAAAGAAGGAAACCACAAAAGAACTTATCTTACGAACCGCCTCAGAGCTGTTTCAGCGGCAAGGATTTCATGGCACGGGTTTGAGTCAGATAATTGAAGAAAGCGGTGCGCCAAAAGGGTCTTTGTATTATCATTTTCCAAATGGCAAAGAAGAAATCGCTTTGGAAGCAATTAAGCTGATGAAAACACTGGTCTTGGAAGGCGCTGCTAAAGATTTGGCTGCCAAAGATACAGCTGTGGAAGCTTTTCAGTATCATATTCATAATATAGCCGCAGACTTCGAAAAAAAACAACAAATGGAAGGTGTGCAGATTGGACTTATTGCATCAGAGACAGCCGCAACAAACGAAGTGCTGCGCAACAGCTGTCAGCATGCATACGCCGATTGGCAGAATTTATATACCGACCGTTTGATGGCCTTTGGTTATGAAAAAGAAATGGCGAAAGACTTGGCCGTTACAATAAATGCCTTAATAGAAGGAGCGGTGATTCTTGCGGTGACAAACGCATCTGGAAAACCGCTGTATAGTGTAGCGAGACAGCTTCCGTCATTACTAAATCAAAATTCCTAA
- a CDS encoding NAD(P)/FAD-dependent oxidoreductase: MAKNIVILGAGYGGVLAAQTVRKYYSKAEANVTLINKTPTHQIITELHRLAAGSISEQAVAMPVTKLLKGLDVDFKVATVESFNVDTKEVVLEGGNTLSYDALVVGLGSRTAYFGIPGLEENSLVLKSAADANKVYNQIQDKIKAYAASKNPADATILIGGGGLTGVELVGEIADKLPSYCLPHGVDPKEIKLQLVEAGPKVLPMLPQHLIDRAQSSLEKRGVEFLLGLPVTNVEGNVVELKDGQKIETNTFVWTGGVQAFPMVAESGLETDRGRATVNAHLQSKSHQDVFVVGDSAVYFGEDGRPWPPTAQIAWQMGELVGYNLFAYLEGKTMEEFSPINSGTLASLGRKDAVAFIGANQTPLKGLPATMMKEASNIRYLTHVKGLFSLAY; this comes from the coding sequence ATGGCAAAGAATATCGTTATTTTAGGCGCCGGTTATGGCGGAGTCTTAGCCGCTCAAACTGTACGTAAGTATTACAGCAAAGCAGAAGCTAATGTAACACTTATCAATAAAACACCAACACACCAAATCATCACTGAGCTTCATCGTCTTGCAGCAGGCAGTATTTCCGAGCAAGCAGTAGCAATGCCTGTAACGAAGCTTCTTAAAGGTTTGGATGTTGATTTTAAAGTGGCAACAGTAGAAAGCTTCAATGTTGATACGAAAGAAGTTGTCCTAGAAGGCGGCAATACACTTTCTTATGATGCGTTGGTAGTTGGACTCGGAAGCAGAACGGCTTACTTTGGTATCCCTGGATTGGAAGAGAACAGCCTTGTTCTGAAATCCGCAGCTGATGCAAACAAAGTATACAACCAAATTCAAGATAAAATTAAAGCTTATGCAGCATCTAAGAATCCTGCAGACGCAACAATTCTTATCGGTGGCGGCGGTCTGACTGGTGTTGAGCTAGTAGGCGAAATCGCGGACAAGCTTCCATCTTACTGCTTGCCTCACGGTGTAGATCCAAAAGAAATCAAGTTGCAGCTAGTTGAAGCAGGTCCTAAGGTCCTTCCGATGCTTCCGCAGCACCTTATCGATCGCGCGCAATCCAGCTTGGAAAAACGCGGCGTTGAATTCTTACTTGGATTGCCTGTAACGAATGTAGAAGGCAACGTTGTAGAATTGAAAGACGGTCAGAAGATCGAAACGAATACATTTGTTTGGACAGGCGGCGTACAAGCCTTCCCAATGGTAGCGGAGTCTGGTTTAGAAACAGATCGCGGCCGTGCAACTGTAAACGCGCACCTGCAGTCTAAGAGCCATCAGGATGTATTCGTTGTCGGTGACAGTGCAGTATACTTCGGTGAAGACGGTCGTCCTTGGCCGCCAACAGCTCAGATTGCTTGGCAAATGGGTGAGCTAGTAGGATACAACTTATTCGCTTACCTTGAAGGAAAAACAATGGAAGAGTTCAGCCCGATTAACTCCGGTACACTTGCAAGCCTTGGCCGCAAGGATGCTGTAGCCTTCATCGGTGCTAACCAGACACCATTGAAAGGTCTTCCAGCTACAATGATGAAAGAAGCAAGTAATATCCGCTACTTGACTCACGTAAAAGGCCTATTTAGCTTAGCTTACTAA
- a CDS encoding ion channel — protein MTIFIRLWKNITSINFLSIAIASVVVVMTGTVGIHFIERENFPSWFDGFWWTMTTVTTVGYGDYYPQTVPGRLLGIFLFLFGIGVIGVLIGKIADGASAFKQMQREGKLLIKRSGHYIYIGWSRKVKKSIEEVLANETDAYIVVIDDRGEHPFEHEHIAFVQGDPTDEAILKRANLLEAARVAVFSDPTLDSTLLADAKTLLIASAVEGISKAENVNIHTVVEINNESHIPKFEHISIDDFILSNDSVSLLMAKAVLTPGTSNLFRQLLSKQHGSNIHEVKPKSNWQTYEDAQHALAKEGMNLFCINENMNFLHDKDSALEPTDRLFVIASDEVYEKFKHHIV, from the coding sequence TTGACTATCTTCATTCGTTTGTGGAAGAATATTACATCTATTAATTTTCTCTCGATAGCTATAGCTTCCGTTGTTGTCGTTATGACCGGGACAGTAGGTATTCACTTTATCGAAAGAGAAAACTTTCCGTCATGGTTTGATGGTTTTTGGTGGACCATGACAACCGTCACAACAGTTGGGTATGGAGACTATTACCCACAGACAGTACCAGGAAGATTATTAGGGATCTTTTTGTTTCTATTTGGAATTGGTGTCATTGGTGTACTGATTGGTAAGATAGCGGATGGTGCTTCGGCGTTTAAGCAAATGCAAAGGGAGGGAAAGCTGTTGATTAAAAGAAGTGGACATTATATATACATAGGCTGGTCTAGAAAGGTGAAAAAATCGATAGAAGAAGTACTGGCAAATGAAACGGACGCCTATATCGTCGTAATTGACGATAGAGGAGAACACCCATTTGAACACGAGCATATTGCATTCGTACAAGGTGATCCCACCGATGAAGCAATACTGAAGCGGGCAAATCTTTTAGAAGCGGCGCGTGTTGCTGTATTCTCTGACCCAACATTAGATTCTACTCTTTTGGCAGATGCCAAGACACTTTTAATTGCTTCTGCAGTCGAGGGGATTTCCAAAGCAGAAAATGTAAATATACATACAGTGGTTGAAATCAATAATGAATCGCACATCCCTAAATTTGAGCATATTTCAATTGACGATTTTATCTTATCGAATGACTCTGTCTCGTTGCTGATGGCGAAAGCTGTTCTCACACCCGGAACTTCTAATCTATTCCGTCAGCTTTTAAGTAAACAGCATGGAAGCAATATTCATGAAGTGAAACCAAAGTCAAACTGGCAGACATACGAAGACGCACAGCATGCCCTAGCAAAAGAGGGGATGAATCTTTTCTGCATAAATGAAAACATGAATTTCCTGCATGATAAAGATTCCGCATTAGAGCCGACCGATCGCTTGTTTGTTATAGCTAGTGATGAAGTATACGAAAAGTTTAAACATCATATTGTGTAA
- a CDS encoding DHA2 family efflux MFS transporter permease subunit, translated as MDSNKTATAATSSEIKAMPIIISFLIAGFIGLFSETALNIALQNIIQNFGITPSTAQWLTTGYLLTLGVLVPVSGLIMQWFTTRQLFLTSLVFSIIGTFIAAIAPSFTVLLVARIVQAIGTALLLPLMFNTILNIIPAHRRGKAMGLIGLVIMFAPAVGPTVSGLIIDKLTWHWIFWFSLPLLLVALVFGAFFMQNVTTLTKPKIDVLSIVLSTIGFGGVVYGFSHAGEGGGWGDPVVIVALAAGALSLILFSVRQVRMKQPMMNLGAFRYPMFVIGLVLILVSMMVMLSSMILLPLYLQTALSMTPLAAGLVLLPGGVINGLLSPVMGGLFDKFGPRYLVTPGLILVTAAMFGFSTISLDTSTGFIIGLLIVLMIGISMIMMPAQTNGLNQLPPSLYPDGTAIMNTLQQVAGAIGTAVAISIMTAGQNGYLEDAANPRDPQTMLQAFTEGVQSSFIFGIIIAIIGVVISFFIRRVKVEHQEN; from the coding sequence ATGGATAGTAACAAAACTGCAACAGCCGCAACCAGCAGCGAAATTAAAGCTATGCCAATTATTATTTCATTCTTGATTGCTGGTTTCATCGGTTTGTTCAGTGAAACAGCGCTAAACATCGCGCTTCAAAACATCATTCAAAACTTCGGCATTACGCCGTCTACAGCACAATGGCTGACGACAGGATATTTGTTAACGCTAGGTGTACTTGTACCGGTTTCCGGTTTGATTATGCAGTGGTTTACAACGCGACAGTTATTTCTAACATCTTTAGTTTTCTCGATTATTGGAACATTTATTGCGGCAATTGCGCCATCATTTACCGTGTTGCTCGTCGCACGAATTGTACAGGCAATTGGTACGGCACTTTTACTTCCGCTAATGTTTAATACGATTCTAAACATTATCCCGGCGCACCGTCGTGGTAAAGCGATGGGACTAATCGGATTGGTTATCATGTTTGCACCGGCAGTAGGGCCGACTGTTTCTGGTCTGATTATCGATAAGCTGACTTGGCACTGGATTTTCTGGTTCTCCTTGCCATTGCTTTTAGTTGCACTTGTTTTCGGTGCTTTCTTCATGCAAAACGTGACGACATTAACGAAACCTAAAATTGATGTTTTGTCTATCGTTCTATCCACTATCGGTTTCGGTGGTGTTGTATATGGCTTCAGTCATGCAGGAGAAGGTGGCGGATGGGGTGACCCAGTCGTGATCGTAGCGCTTGCAGCAGGGGCCTTGAGCTTGATTCTTTTCTCTGTACGTCAGGTTCGAATGAAACAGCCAATGATGAACTTAGGTGCGTTCCGTTATCCGATGTTTGTCATAGGTTTAGTATTAATTTTAGTTAGTATGATGGTAATGCTTTCTTCGATGATTTTACTGCCATTGTACTTGCAGACTGCTCTCTCCATGACGCCGCTAGCGGCAGGGCTTGTTTTGCTTCCAGGTGGTGTTATCAACGGTTTGCTGTCACCTGTTATGGGCGGACTGTTTGATAAATTTGGACCAAGATACCTAGTAACGCCTGGTTTGATTCTTGTTACAGCTGCTATGTTCGGATTCTCTACTATTTCTTTAGATACGTCTACGGGTTTCATCATTGGATTGCTGATTGTATTGATGATTGGTATCTCGATGATTATGATGCCAGCACAGACAAATGGTTTGAATCAGCTGCCGCCTAGCTTGTATCCAGATGGAACAGCAATCATGAACACATTACAGCAGGTTGCTGGTGCAATTGGTACAGCTGTTGCGATTAGTATCATGACTGCTGGACAAAATGGTTACTTGGAAGATGCTGCAAATCCAAGGGATCCACAAACAATGCTTCAAGCATTTACAGAAGGTGTTCAAAGCTCCTTTATCTTCGGTATCATCATTGCCATTATTGGAGTGGTAATCAGCTTCTTTATTAGAAGAGTAAAAGTGGAACATCAAGAAAATTAA
- a CDS encoding DUF1641 domain-containing protein: MSETNESVSQSQQDLIGQLLKPEVQESLTSLIDQLPKINELVNALTASYDFAQAVATDDVLKSDTVGAITEVLHPVTDSVKTVAQTAIEAKDRAETSNETIGLFGLLRLMKDPQAQKMFRFVQSYLEVANEKENQKQK, encoded by the coding sequence ATGTCTGAAACAAACGAAAGTGTTAGCCAGAGCCAACAGGATCTTATTGGCCAATTGCTAAAGCCTGAAGTACAAGAATCATTGACTTCTTTGATTGATCAGCTGCCAAAAATCAATGAGCTTGTGAATGCGTTAACAGCATCTTACGATTTTGCACAAGCTGTTGCAACGGATGATGTTTTGAAATCTGATACTGTTGGTGCGATTACAGAGGTACTTCACCCAGTAACGGATTCTGTGAAAACAGTTGCCCAAACTGCAATTGAAGCGAAAGACCGTGCTGAAACAAGCAATGAAACAATCGGACTATTCGGTTTGCTTCGTCTTATGAAGGATCCGCAAGCACAAAAAATGTTCCGTTTTGTTCAAAGCTATTTGGAAGTAGCAAACGAAAAAGAAAATCAAAAACAAAAATAA
- the chrA gene encoding chromate efflux transporter, translating to MTNNKTKLSALIEIFLVSFRLGCTSFGGPIAHLGYFQEAYVRNKRWLDEKAYANLVALSQFLPGPASSQVGIGIGIVRGGLIGGIISFLGFTLPSVLVLILFAIFIGQTNLTDAGWIQGLKLVAVAVVAHAVLGMSRKLTTNLLTKAFALGALVLTLLWPHQLSQLLAILLAAAAGYLFLHPDSTSKETANVNIAIKRRTGVICLSLFFLLLAGLPLLRTFIDNPVLAMADSFYRAGSLVFGGGHVVLPLLEREFVPTGLISQQDFLTGYGAAQAVPGPLFTFAAYLGTVLYGWQGGLLATAAIFLPAFLLLIGAFPFWAILQKNAGFRKAFAGINAAVVGILISAFFIPIWSSAIHSPVDIALAAVFYSLLAFWKLPAWFIVILGALSGFIL from the coding sequence ATGACGAACAATAAAACAAAATTATCAGCTCTAATAGAAATTTTTCTTGTTTCCTTTCGCTTAGGGTGCACATCCTTCGGCGGTCCAATAGCGCATCTTGGCTATTTCCAAGAAGCTTATGTAAGAAACAAGCGCTGGCTGGATGAAAAAGCCTATGCTAACTTAGTAGCTCTGAGTCAGTTTCTGCCCGGACCTGCCAGCAGTCAAGTCGGAATTGGTATTGGAATTGTTAGAGGCGGTTTAATTGGCGGTATAATTTCATTCCTCGGTTTTACTTTGCCGTCTGTTCTAGTTCTTATTTTATTTGCCATATTTATCGGACAAACAAATCTAACTGACGCCGGCTGGATTCAAGGCCTCAAGCTTGTAGCAGTAGCAGTAGTTGCGCATGCCGTACTTGGTATGAGCCGGAAATTAACAACCAATTTACTGACTAAAGCATTCGCACTCGGCGCCCTCGTGCTCACACTGCTATGGCCGCATCAATTGTCACAGCTGCTCGCCATCCTACTTGCAGCAGCCGCTGGGTACTTATTTCTGCACCCGGATTCGACATCAAAAGAAACTGCTAATGTAAACATTGCTATAAAGAGACGGACTGGTGTCATCTGTTTAAGTTTATTCTTCTTGCTGCTAGCAGGACTTCCGCTCTTGCGCACCTTTATAGATAATCCGGTACTTGCCATGGCAGATAGTTTTTATCGCGCTGGATCACTCGTTTTCGGTGGCGGACATGTCGTCCTTCCTCTGCTGGAGCGTGAATTCGTCCCAACTGGATTAATTAGTCAGCAAGATTTCCTTACAGGATACGGAGCTGCTCAGGCAGTGCCCGGCCCGCTCTTTACTTTTGCCGCCTATTTGGGAACTGTGCTTTACGGATGGCAAGGCGGTTTATTAGCTACCGCTGCCATTTTTCTGCCTGCCTTTTTGCTGTTGATAGGCGCTTTTCCTTTTTGGGCAATTCTGCAGAAAAACGCTGGCTTCCGAAAAGCATTTGCCGGAATTAACGCTGCCGTAGTCGGCATCTTAATCAGTGCATTTTTTATTCCTATCTGGTCATCAGCTATTCACTCTCCCGTAGACATTGCTCTTGCGGCTGTTTTTTACAGCTTACTCGCGTTTTGGAAGCTGCCCGCATGGTTTATTGTTATACTCGGTGCTTTAAGCGGATTTATATTATAA
- a CDS encoding MFS transporter, which translates to MRRYRLRAIGVLVSITFASCGEWIYLIALNLKVYQQAEQAAVAVAMLYMIKPAAGLLMNSWAGSFIDRMDNRKLMIGLYLIRVIGLMGMMLTDSLGQIYLLVFLVAAAASIFEPASLPYITGLIQKQHWQRFNSFRAIADGSGFVLGPALAGVLVGIGSVDMALLVNILLLLLAAGICLVLPSVKIPIEESGQRWIQIWRDDWKLVAAFSKKFAALTLLLLLFSCMTIMTAAVDSMEVAFASEAIGLSQAAYGVLVSVAGTGFIVGSIILSMVTRYFQAIQLLCYGAAAGAIGYVVFSFSYSFLSASIGVFVLSAALAFSNAGYLTYMQEHIPENQLGRMMSLYQTIESVLIIGMTAVLAGINAMTDVAIAVQIGCFIMLLIAMLLFYLSKRRSLSS; encoded by the coding sequence ATGAGAAGATACCGTTTACGTGCTATTGGCGTGCTGGTTTCGATAACTTTTGCATCCTGCGGGGAATGGATATACCTGATTGCATTGAATTTAAAGGTGTACCAGCAAGCAGAGCAAGCAGCTGTTGCTGTTGCGATGCTGTATATGATCAAGCCCGCTGCAGGTCTTTTAATGAACAGTTGGGCAGGCAGCTTCATTGATCGAATGGATAATCGAAAGTTGATGATTGGATTATATCTTATAAGGGTTATTGGTTTAATGGGTATGATGCTGACAGACTCACTTGGACAAATTTATCTGCTTGTCTTCCTTGTTGCAGCTGCAGCTTCCATATTTGAACCAGCCAGTCTGCCGTATATTACTGGGCTGATACAAAAACAGCACTGGCAGCGGTTTAATTCATTTCGAGCCATAGCAGATGGAAGCGGATTTGTACTAGGTCCAGCATTGGCTGGTGTATTGGTAGGTATAGGTTCCGTGGACATGGCATTGCTTGTCAACATTCTCCTCTTACTACTGGCAGCTGGGATTTGTCTCGTGCTCCCCTCGGTAAAGATACCGATAGAAGAAAGCGGACAGCGCTGGATTCAGATTTGGAGAGATGACTGGAAACTTGTTGCTGCATTTAGTAAAAAGTTTGCCGCGCTGACACTGCTGCTTCTCTTATTTAGCTGTATGACAATTATGACAGCTGCTGTGGATTCCATGGAAGTAGCTTTTGCTTCGGAAGCAATTGGCCTATCGCAAGCTGCCTATGGGGTACTGGTAAGTGTTGCGGGGACAGGATTCATCGTTGGCTCCATTATATTAAGTATGGTAACACGATATTTTCAGGCTATACAGCTACTTTGTTATGGAGCTGCCGCAGGGGCAATCGGTTATGTTGTGTTTTCATTTTCGTACAGCTTTTTATCCGCCAGTATTGGTGTATTTGTCCTTTCGGCTGCGCTGGCATTTTCCAATGCGGGTTACCTAACGTATATGCAGGAACATATTCCTGAAAATCAGCTGGGCAGGATGATGAGTCTGTACCAAACAATTGAGTCGGTTCTCATCATCGGGATGACAGCCGTCCTCGCGGGCATTAATGCGATGACAGATGTAGCTATAGCTGTACAGATTGGATGCTTCATTATGCTGCTGATAGCGATGCTGTTATTTTATTTGAGTAAGAGAAGAAGCTTATCAAGTTAA